aatatacagATGACAATTTATAGAAATTGATGTTAATGGTTTCATAttcttatataataattattttcatatataaattattataataattattaatgtcTTATAATGTCCATATATGTCTTATAAgtcattaataaaaatttaaaaatttataaattatctggcttacaaattattttttatcataatttaatctatttataagtgtataaaatttttagaaagaaaaataaatcatcttatatattaaacgGGAAGTCACTTAATTGACTTTTACTTACATGTTGATCATTTGTAAAGTCTTAATACAAGTTAAAATTTGCTTGGTcgataattttaatttttgtttattttgtttaggtttaaaatataaaaaaattagaaccaACTAATATCATTTTCGACATATTCTAAatgatataaaacatattaatttatggtaactaattgttgaaattattataataataataatttggaatcaattatttttcatattttataaaactacaCAATATAATGAAcgaaatttttaatattctttattATTTTGGCTAGATCTGAAATAAAGATAAATCTAAAACGAATTATTATCACTCAAATAACCTAAATGATATTAAACACAATAATTTAAATGTAgaagaattttcaaaattacagAATGTGTAATAATATTTGATCagttctttttatatttttacaactaatagaaaataatttatagaaatcaatataatgatttcatattcatataatattgttatatctataatattataaatgtcTTATAATGTCCATATATGCTTTAATAATTAGGCTTTGAAGATTAGACAAATTGTTTTTAAACGAAACATGTGAGaagttagatttaaaaaaatgttttgcatTTACATCAAATAATATAGTGAATAAGGTATTGTTATGATTGAAACTAATTCTAAGATGGTGGTTCATTGGTTGTATGGCTTTGTTTAGAGggagaaataaatatttggcaaaaatatgttaaaaatgaGGAAACATTagcaaaaatttaataaaaaaagaaacgatACAAAAATAAGAAGAGACCGAAGAAGATGCATAATATGTGTTTGACAAATATTTGTCATTACTTAATATTCATCAGTTGTTTTTACATTAAATTTATAGAAACTTTACGATATtctatcataatatatatatattcatactATATTTATATCCGCAAATTCGTGGACAACCATCTAATATTCTTTTAAACTAAAAGACTGCCAAAACATActcaaaatctaattaaaatctaactaaactacctaaaaatattcaaagtaacaaataaaccaaattaaaaaatcttgaaaatattctaaaatatataattaccttaaataatataaaaatattaacatatataactaatttGGGATATTTTTAGATTCTATTTCGTATTTCGGTCCTGAAAACagcaaaattttaatttttttttataacttcaATTTTATTGATTTAGACTGAATGTATATGATCAGCATGTAACAAGGAGTTTAAATACATCGGAACATAGTAATGAAAGTTAAACTCCTCTCCAGCCTTTAAATTATattcggatatttttgtatatgatttggattcaattcttttttttttttggttaaagtcAGAACTGCGGTTTCAAGTAAAATGACCATAGACACTTGGACTATAGCTAATGGGCCTAATAATTTATGAGCCTCGGCTTAGAAACCAAAATTGAATAAAGAGGTTGTACGAGTTCGTATTGTTCCTTCTTCGTAGAAATCGTTATGGCTGCACAGTCGCAATCGCTTCCTCTCGCCGGCAGAGTAGCCATAGTCACCGGCTCTTCTCGTGGTATCGGAAGAGCCATAGCGATCCACCTCGCCGAACTCGGTGCGAGGATCGTTGTCAATTACACAACTAAATCGGCTGACGCCGAGATTGTCGCGGCGGAGATCAACGGCCTTCCATCCCCCGGAAATGATGGACCGAGAGCGATCGTGGTTCAGGCCAACGTCTCAGAGGCAAGCCAGGTGAAATCGCTTTTCGATGCGGCGGAGAGCGCCTTCGAGTCGCCGGTTCATATTCTGGTTAACTCGGCGGGAGTACTCGATCCCAAGTACCCTTCCATCGCAAACACATCGGTCGAAGATTTTGATCGCACTTTCAGGTACGTTGCAGATTGTTCATTGATTAGAATCTTGTTTTCACTCTAAATAGTCCAAAAAgtaagcaaaacaaaaaaaattcagaccGTTAATTCGGTTGTTGTTATTACAGTGAGATGATTATTATGTCTGAATTCGAATCAAGTGTGATTggttctgtgtttttttttcttgagttAGAAAAATGATTCCTTTGGTGTCATTTCAAATGTTGTTTCGTACGTGTTTCAACCACTGTTACGTGTCTGCTCTCCATGAAAACATGTTTCATTCTATGTTCCAATGTTACTGAGATTTGTATGTCTTAATTTCGAATCAAATGAAAACATGATACATTCTTTGTTTCAATGTATTGAGATGTGTATATCTTAATTTCGAATAAAATGAAACATGTCTTGTGTTCTTGAGATGTGTATGTGTAAGATGGAATCAAGTTTCAACTAAAGGTTTATTCTTTTTCATTCGCTGCTACTTTTATGCTCTTAATTACTCTCTGTTTGACCTTTGTTTCTTTATGGAATGTGTAGTGTCAATACAAAAGGGGCGTTTCTTTGCAGCAAAGAAGCTGCCAATAGGCTCAAAAAGGGAGGCGGTGGTCGGATCATACTCCTCACATCTTCCATGACCCGAGGTTTGAAGCCGGGATTCGGTGCATATGCAGCGTCAAAAGCAGCTGTGGAAACTATGGTTAAGATTCTAGCGAAAGAGCTCAAAGGAACAGGAATCACTGCAAACTGTGTAGCTCCGGGACCCATCGCCACTGAGATGTTCTTTGAAGGAAAGAGCTCGGAGTTGGTGGAGAAGATAGCCGCTGAGAATCCTTTTGGGAGAGTCGGCGAAGTCAAAGATGTGGTGCCTCTTGTCGGGTTCTTGGCTGGCGATGGTGGTGAATGGATCAACGGTCAGATCATTCCTGTTAACGGGGGATATGTGTAAAAGGATTGGTCTTTAGTAGCCTCTTTGCTGTTCTTTTGAGGCTTACTGATGATATGTTTGCAAATGTGTTGTTATATAacataataacaataataaccAGATAATGATTTTGATTCGATGCTCAGTTAGAAAGATAACCTAAATGTATGGGAGAATTGGTTCTTAGTTTATTCACAGGGTATAAGTAACTGCTCAAAACCCACCACAACAGAATGATTGATAATcatatacacaaaaaaaaacacaacattACATATCTCAACCCATCAACTGGTATTAAGGTAATGCACTCCACGTTCTTTTATCATCCATTCGTCTCTGGTGACTCCAAATTCAAAGCAAAGTTCGTCTGAAGTCACGTCTGCTTCGAATTCAAATATGTATAGATGTTCCGTTAAAGGGCAAAACAAAATGCGGTGACTTGGACTGAACGGGACATCGATGCTATTTGTTTGATCCGATGATGTATACACACCATTTGTCCTTTAGCAGCTTCAACCTCATCTTTACAATCCAGCAAGATGCAAGCCTTAAATGTCTTTGATGAAGGTGAAGGCCTCTCGTTCAACTTTATTACTAGACAACCTCCATTAGCTTGATAATTGAAGTGGTTAGGCATTTCTTTACCGGGTAAGATCGTTATATAATTAGTCGATGTCTGGATAATGACATCTCTTGCTTCTTTATTCAGATTGAAGAatgttgggattgtgaaagcccatgtccaactctatttattcgattagtacgatattgtccactttgggccttaatggtaagcccgcatggatttacttttggtttccattcCAAAAGGGCCTCGTACTAATTGGATTgaacatctctttatatattagacacttcttgtctaattctccaatgtgggacttagatTGCATCTCACATTCCCCCCTTCAAACTAAGAACCACAACTCATCTCTTGTGTGTTTCCATCTCTTGTGTGTTTCCTAATCACACAGGGCGTTTCTTTAAGAATGCTTCTCACATTCTCCCCTTCAAACTAAGAACCACAACTCATCTCTTGTGTGTTTCCATCTCTTGTGTGTTTCCTAATCACAGGGCTTTCCTTTAAGAATGCTTCTCCCACAACATCACAGGTTCTATGATCTTCTGACTTGATCTCTGCCACATACCTCCATTCTTAACTTCAAGGGTACCCTATTCATCTCTTAAAGGGTATTTAGGTCTTCTTGCAGATTTCTCGtcaaccgctctgataccaattgttgggattgtgaaagcctatgtccaactctatttatccgattagtacgatattgtccactttgtgccttaatggcaagcccgcatagatttacttttggtttccatctcaaaaggcctcgtactaattgGAGTTGaacatttctttatatatttgatacttCTTCTCTGAttctccaatgtgggacttttaGATTGCATCTCACAAAGAAGTAGGTGAAATTATTCAAAGATGTATCGAGCTTTTGATGTAGGGGAAATTATtgcaaaaatcataatttatgaCAGGCACCTAGTGGTTCCCGGGGTAGTGATTGTAGAGTTCCACCTCCTGGTTCAGGTCGCAGCTTTAACTGCAGTGTTGACGGTCATTGGGCTCGAGACTTCACAGCAGGAGACTGGAAGAATAAATATTACCGATGTGGTAAAAGAGGACACATTGAGATAAATTGCAAGAACAGGTTAAGCTCAATGCACCCCTTTCAAATAATGATGTTGTTCATTCTTTGGACTGCTATGAGAGGAAGATTAGCAACAGGGGATCGGATGTTAAACTGGAATGGAATGGTCAATGCGTCTTGTGTTCTCTGTGGGGATCCTTTGGAAACGCTTGAGCACCTCTTTTTCAGTTGTAGTTTCTCTGCTCAAATATGGGAGAATCTAATGAAGGGAGTCTTGCTTGAAAGATATAT
The genomic region above belongs to Raphanus sativus cultivar WK10039 unplaced genomic scaffold, ASM80110v3 Scaffold4935, whole genome shotgun sequence and contains:
- the LOC108834796 gene encoding NADPH-dependent aldehyde reductase-like protein, chloroplastic, producing the protein MAAQSQSLPLAGRVAIVTGSSRGIGRAIAIHLAELGARIVVNYTTKSADAEIVAAEINGLPSPGNDGPRAIVVQANVSEASQVKSLFDAAESAFESPVHILVNSAGVLDPKYPSIANTSVEDFDRTFSVNTKGAFLCSKEAANRLKKGGGGRIILLTSSMTRGLKPGFGAYAASKAAVETMVKILAKELKGTGITANCVAPGPIATEMFFEGKSSELVEKIAAENPFGRVGEVKDVVPLVGFLAGDGGEWINGQIIPVNGGYV